The Nitrosopumilus cobalaminigenes genome contains a region encoding:
- a CDS encoding rhodanese-like domain-containing protein produces the protein MADKITANDLKTQQSDFVIIDVREADELSGGVVEGSVHMPLGLSIRNAKKKQIEDMRDKKICTYCGTGYRGNIAADELIKEGFNAVTLDGGYGSWNQS, from the coding sequence ATGGCAGATAAAATTACTGCAAATGATCTAAAAACACAACAAAGTGATTTTGTGATAATTGATGTTCGAGAAGCTGATGAATTATCTGGTGGAGTTGTAGAAGGCTCTGTTCATATGCCCTTAGGACTATCAATTAGAAATGCAAAGAAAAAACAAATTGAAGATATGAGAGACAAGAAAATTTGTACCTATTGTGGCACTGGTTATAGGGGAAATATTGCAGCTGATGAATTAATCAAAGAAGGATTCAATGCAGTTACTCTTGATGGTGGGTACGGTTCTTGGAATCAATCTTAA
- a CDS encoding matrixin family metalloprotease, with product MKAVYVIIALVVIVGYAWYADLLPIGNDSSSIGLSPSIENIQQISNVVTSEDHQIIYYSFENVPDVPDKQIPVNALMKAIENWENSNPNLEFIESENSNIEIRWQKYASTTHTGLATCNSVLFGILSHCVLDISIGAEDCNSNFVQNDENMVVNILMHEIGHALGLGHTSEENHLMYSTESPEINYDTQGYVIPDRLEELYVGQKLLLVQEKEIQSEIESLDVKISREQTQYDEYYKQYEFYEGKTLSQEDYKKAQIAYDRINSQAEKVNGLIDQQNELIHEINDIINQLGCDPNFEIQS from the coding sequence TTGAAAGCAGTTTATGTGATAATTGCACTAGTTGTAATTGTTGGTTATGCCTGGTATGCTGATTTATTGCCTATAGGAAACGATTCTTCCTCCATAGGCTTGTCCCCTTCTATTGAAAACATACAACAAATCTCCAATGTTGTAACTTCTGAAGATCATCAGATCATTTACTATTCATTTGAGAATGTTCCGGATGTTCCAGATAAACAAATTCCAGTAAATGCATTAATGAAAGCAATAGAAAATTGGGAAAACTCTAATCCTAATTTGGAGTTTATTGAATCCGAAAATTCTAACATTGAAATTAGATGGCAAAAATATGCATCCACTACACACACTGGACTTGCAACATGTAATTCTGTTCTTTTTGGAATTCTTAGTCATTGTGTTTTAGATATTTCAATTGGAGCCGAAGATTGTAATTCTAATTTTGTTCAAAACGATGAAAACATGGTCGTAAATATATTGATGCACGAAATAGGTCATGCCTTAGGTTTAGGTCACACTAGTGAAGAAAATCATTTAATGTATTCAACTGAATCTCCAGAAATTAATTATGATACACAGGGATATGTTATTCCTGATAGATTAGAAGAACTTTATGTTGGACAAAAACTATTGTTGGTTCAAGAAAAAGAAATTCAATCTGAAATTGAATCTCTGGATGTTAAAATTTCGCGTGAACAAACTCAGTATGATGAATATTACAAACAGTATGAATTCTATGAAGGAAAAACACTTTCCCAAGAAGACTACAAAAAAGCACAAATTGCATATGATAGAATAAATTCACAAGCTGAAAAAGTCAATGGATTAATTGATCAACAAAATGAATTGATACACGAAATCAATGATATTATCAATCAATTAGGTTGTGATCCTAACTTTGAAATTCAATCTTAA